The Glycine soja cultivar W05 chromosome 3, ASM419377v2, whole genome shotgun sequence genome window below encodes:
- the LOC114405948 gene encoding putative disease resistance RPP13-like protein 1 isoform X1 — protein sequence MAEALVGGAFLSSFLNVVFDRLATKEFVDLISGKKLSKKLLQKLENTLRVVGAVLDDAEKKQITNTNVKDWLNDLKHAVYEADDLLDHVFTKAATQNKVRDLFSRFSDSKIVSKLEDIVVTLESRLKLKEKLDLKESAVENLSWKALSTSVEDGSHIYGREKDKQAIIKLLSEDNSDGSEVSVVPIVGMGGVGKTTLAQLVYNDENLKEIFDFKAWVCVSQEFDILKVTKTITEAVTGKPCKLNDLNLLHLELMDKLKDKEFLIVLDDVWTENYVNWRLLKKPFNRGTRRSKILLTTRSEKTASIVQTVHIYHLNQLSNEDCWSVFANHACLSSESNENTTTLEKIGKEIVKKCNGLPLAAQSLGGMLRRKHDIVDWNNILNSDIWELSESECEVIPALRLSYHYLPPHLKRCFVYCSLYPQDYEFDKNELILFWMAEDLLKKPRNGRTLEEVGHEYFDDLVSRSFFQRSSTIRSSWPYGKCFVMHDLMHDLAKSLGGDFYFRSEELGKETKINTKTRHLSFAKFNSSDLDNFDVVGRAKFLRTFLSIINFEAAPFNNEEAQCIIVSKLMYLRVLSFRDFQSLDSLPDSIGKLIHLRYLDLSCSSVETLPKSLCNLYNLQTLKLRSCIKLTKLPSDMRNLVNLRHLEIRGTRIKEMPRGMGKLNHLQHLDFFVVGKHKENGIKELGGLSNLCGKLEIRKLENVSQNDEALKARMMDKKHINSLWLEWSGCNNNSTNFELEIDVLCKLQPHFNIESLQIKGYEGTRFPDWMGNSSYCNMTRLYLRNCDNCSMLPSLGQLPSLKYLEIARLNRLKTIDAGFYKNEDCSSGTPFPSLDYLAIYDMPCWEVWSSFDSEAFPVLKSLDIRDCHKLEGILPNHLPALKTLTIRNCELLVSSLPTAPAIQSLEICKSNKVALHAFPLLVETITVEGSPMVESMIEAITNIQPTCLRSLTLMDCSSAVSFPGGRLPESLKTLRIWDLKKLEFPTQHKHELLETLTIESSCDSLTSLPLVTFPNLRDLTIEKCENMEYLLVSGAESFKSLCSLTIYQCPNFVSFWREGLPAPNLINFSVWGSDKLKSLPEEMSSLLPKLERLLISNCPEIESFPKRGMPPNLRTVHIKNCEKLLSGLAWPSMGMLTDLFVWGRCDGIKSFPKEGLLPPSLTSLYLYNMSNLEMLDCTGLLHLTSLQELSIESCPLLEMLDCTGLPVSLIKLTIWECPLLENMVGERLPDSLIKLTIWECPLLEKRCRMKHPQIWPKICHIPGIKVDDRWI from the coding sequence ATGGCAGAAGCACTGGTAGGTGGTgcctttctctcttctttccttAATGTGGTTTTCGACAGGCTGGCTACAAAGGAGTTTGTTGACCTGATCAGTGGAAAGAAGCTTAGCAAGAAGTTGCTTCAAAAGTTGGAGAACACTCTCAGAGTGGTTGGAGCTGTGCTTGATGATGCTGAGAAGAAACAGATCACAAACACCAATGTCAAAGACTGGCTCAATGATCTCAAACATGCTGTCTATGAAGCCGATGACTTACTCGACCATGTTTTCACCAAAGCTGCCACCCAAAACAAGGTAAGAGACTTGTTTTCTCGCTTTTCCGATAGCAAGATCGTTAGTAAGTTGGAGGACATAGTTGTCACCCTAGAGTCTCGTTTAAAACTCAAGGAGAAACTTGATTTGAAAGAGAGTGCAGTGGAGAACTTGTCATGGAAAGCTCTATCAACATCTGTGGAAGATGGATCTCATATATATGGTAGGGAGAAAGATAAGCAGGCCATAATCAAGTTGTTGTCGGAGGATAACAGTGACGGTAGTGAAGTGTCTGTGGTTCCTATTGTGGGCATGGGTGGGGTTGGAAAAACTACTTTGGCCCAATTGGTGTACAATGATGAGAATTTGAAAGAGATATTTGACTTTAAGGCATGGGTTTGTGTTTCTCAAGAATTTGATATTCTGAAGGTCACAAAAACTATAACAGAGGCGGTTACTGGAAAGCCTTGTAAATTGAATGATCTGAATCTACTTCATCTTGAATTGATGGACAAGCTGAAAGATAAAGAATTCTTAATTGTCTTGGATGATGTTTGGACAGAGAATTATGTTAACTGGAGACTTCTTAAGAAACCATTTAACCGTGGGACTAGGAGAAGTAAGATTCTTCTAACAACCCGCAGTGAAAAAACAGCCTCTATAGTCCAAACTGTTCACATCTATCATCTAAACCAATTGTCGAATGAAGATTGTTGGTCAGTGTTTGCGAACCATGCGTGTCTTTCCTCGGAATCGAACGAGAACACAACAACACTAGAAAAAATTGGAAAGGAGATTGTTAAAAAGTGCAACGGACTGCCTTTAGCAGCACAGTCGCTTGGAGGCATGTTGAGAAGAAAGCATGACATCGTGGATTGGAATAATATTCTGAATAGTGACATTTGGGAACTTTCTGAAAGTGAGTGTGAAGTTATTCCAGCACTGAGACTTAGTTATCATTATCTCCCTCCACATTTAAAACGGTGCTTTGTTTATTGTTCGTTGTATCCACAAGATTACGAATttgataaaaatgaattaatcttGTTCTGGATGGCCGAAGATCTTTTGAAGAAACCAAGAAATGGTAGGACTTTAGAAGAGGTTGGTCATGAGTATTTTGATGATTTGGTTTCGAGATCATTTTTCCAACGTTCAAGTACAATTAGAAGTAGTTGGCCTTATGGCAAATGTTTTGTGATGCATGACCTTATGCATGATCTAGCCAAATCACTCGGTGGAGATTTTTACTTTAGATCAGAAGAACTTGGGAAAGAAACGAAGATCAACACCAAGACTCGTCATTTGTCATTTGCCAAATTCAATTCTTCAGACTTGGACAACTTTGATGTTGTTGGTAGAGCAAAATTTCTGAGAACCTTCTTGTCCATTATCAATTTTGAAGCTGCTCCATTCAACAATGAGGAGGCACAATGTATCATAGTGTCGAAGCTTATGTACTTGAGAGTTTTATCATTTCGTGACTTCCAAAGTCTGGATTCTTTGCCTGATTCAATAGGTAAATTGATCCATCTGCGCTATTTAGATCTCTCTTGTTCAAGTGTAGAAACACTGCCAAAGTCATTGTGTAATTTATACAATCTGCAAACTTTGAAGTTGAGAAGTTGCATAAAGCTGACTAAGTTGCCCAGTGACATGCGCAATCTTGTTAACTTGCGTCATCTTGAGATACGTGGAACTCGTATAAAAGAGATGCCGAGAGGAATGGGTAAACTAAATCATTTACAACATCTGGATTTCTTTGTTGTGGGCAAGCACAAAGAGAATGGAATCAAAGAATTGGGAGGACTTTCAAATCTTTGTGGTAAACTTGAAATTAGGAAGTTGGAGAATGTTTCCCAAAATGATGAAGCGTTGAAGGCAAGGATGATGGATAAAAAACACATTAATAGTTTATGGTTGGAATGGTCTGGATGTAACAACAACAGTACCAACTTCGAACTTGAAATAGATGTGCTTTGCAAGTTACAGCCTCACTTTAACATTGAATCGTTGCAAATAAAAGGCTATGAAGGAACCAGATTTCCAGATTGGATGGGAAATTCTTCCTACTGCAATATGACACGTCTATACTTGCGTAATTGTGACAACTGTAGTATGCTTCCTTCACTTGGACAACTACCTTCTCTCAAGTACCTTGAAATTGCACGATTGAATAGGCTGAAGACTATTGATGCAGGTTTTTACAAGAATGAAGATTGTAGTTCTGGGACGCCCTTTCCCTCTCTTGACTATCTGGCCATTTATGACATGCCTTGTTGGGAGGTGTGGAGTTCCTTCGATTCAGAAGCTTTTCCTGTGCTTAAAAGTCTTGACATACGTGATTGCCACAAACTAGAGGGAATTTTGCCGAATCACCTTCCTGCTCTAAAAACACTCACAATTAGAAATTGCGAGCTGCTTGTCTCTTCTCTCCCAACGGCTCCCGCCATTCAAAGTTTGGAGATATGTAAAAGCAATAAAGTAGCACTGCATGCGTTTCCTCTCTTGGTAGAAACTATAACAGTAGAAGGAAGCCCAATGGTGGAGTCCATGATAGAGGCCATCACTAACATCCAACCAACATGTCTCCGGTCTTTAACATTAATGGATTGCTCGTCAGCCGTGTCATTTCCGGGTGGTCGTTTACCTGAATCACTGAAGACTCTGCGTATCTGGGATCTTAAAAAACTGGAATTCCCGACGCAACACAAACATGAGTTACTGGAAACACTGACAATAGAAAGCAGTTGTGATTCACTCACATCTCTTCCATTGGTTACCTTTCCAAATCTCAGAGATCTCACAATCGAAAAGTGTGAAAATATGGAATATCTTTTGGTTTCAGGGGCAGAGTCATTTAAGAGTCTGTGTTCTTTGACAATTTACCAATGCCCCAACTTTGTATCATTCTGGAGAGAAGGATTGCCTGCGCCCAACTTGATTAATTTCAGTGTTTGGGGCTCTGACAAGTTGAAGTCGTTGCCTGAAGAGATGAGTAGTCTTCTCCCAAAGTTAGAACGTCTCCTCATATCCAACTGCCCAGAAATTGAGTCGTTTCCAAAACGGGGTATGCCACCTAACCTGAGAACAGTTCATATTAAGAATTGTGAGAAACTACTGAGCGGCCTAGCATGGCCATCCATGGGCATGCTTACTGATCTCTTTGTTTGGGGTCGATGTGATGGCATCAAGTCCTTCCCTAAGGAGGGTTTGCTGCCTCCCTCCCTTACGTCTCTGTATCTATATAACATGTCAAATCTGGAGATGTTGGACTGCACGGGGCTTCTCCATCTCACATCCCTGCAAGAATTAAGCATAGAGAGTTGTCCTTTGCTGGAGATGTTGGACTGCACGGGGCTTCCTGTCTCTCTAATAAAATTAACCATATGGGAATGTCCTTTGCTGGAAAATATGGTGGGAGAAAGGCTTCCTGACTCTCTAATAAAATTAACCATATGGGAATGTCCTTTGCTGGAAAAACGATGCCGCATGAAGCACCCTCAAATTTGGCCTAAAATTTGCCACATCCCTGGCATTAAGGTTGACGATAGATGGATTTAG